In Candidatus Hydrogenedentota bacterium, one DNA window encodes the following:
- a CDS encoding LacI family transcriptional regulator: MTITDVARHVGYSPTAISFVLNKHPMAERIADATKQRILAAVEELGYVPNTYARLLRQSDVSKIVIICTDISDPFCAQVVQGIMLRLNKTNAFYQLADIQNSVTALESTLLTLSSNQVDGAIAILNTISCDWGRLVSLLNENTMFVSIGRIVPGTDFPSVTMDNGEGVRLALDHLYSLGHREIACIFGPPEIEDAVIRRARTLENFERLGLACPNRLTDDVTDVPVTSDTGVRAIQRILACGLPFTAVLTFDDYSAYGVIQELVRQGYRVPEDISVVGFDDIFLSRAYNPALTTIRHPMTEIGTAGAELLLESLARRKKGVLDSTPASLVLKPELVVRESTARPHK, encoded by the coding sequence GTGACAATCACGGACGTGGCACGTCACGTGGGGTATTCGCCGACGGCGATTTCGTTTGTACTCAATAAGCATCCGATGGCGGAGCGAATTGCCGATGCGACGAAGCAACGCATCCTGGCCGCGGTTGAGGAGCTCGGCTACGTACCAAATACGTACGCAAGGCTGCTGCGGCAGTCGGATGTCAGCAAGATCGTCATAATATGCACCGACATTTCGGACCCTTTCTGCGCCCAAGTCGTTCAAGGAATTATGTTGCGGCTCAATAAGACGAATGCCTTTTATCAATTGGCAGATATTCAGAACAGTGTAACCGCGCTTGAAAGTACGCTACTCACGTTAAGCAGCAATCAGGTTGACGGGGCGATTGCGATACTAAATACAATCTCCTGTGACTGGGGGCGGCTCGTGAGTCTTCTGAACGAGAACACGATGTTCGTCTCCATTGGACGGATCGTGCCGGGTACCGACTTCCCCTCGGTTACGATGGACAATGGCGAGGGAGTCCGGCTGGCATTGGACCACCTCTACTCATTGGGTCATCGGGAAATTGCGTGCATATTTGGTCCGCCCGAGATTGAAGATGCGGTAATCCGCCGCGCCCGTACGCTCGAAAACTTCGAGCGCCTTGGCTTGGCTTGCCCAAACAGACTGACCGACGACGTGACGGACGTTCCTGTGACGTCGGACACGGGCGTTAGGGCCATTCAACGTATTCTGGCGTGCGGTCTTCCCTTCACCGCCGTCCTGACCTTTGACGACTACTCAGCGTACGGAGTAATTCAAGAACTTGTGCGACAGGGCTATCGTGTCCCGGAAGATATCTCGGTGGTAGGGTTTGACGACATATTTCTCTCGCGAGCCTACAACCCCGCCCTCACCACCATTCGCCATCCGATGACCGAGATTGGGACGGCGGGTGCGGAACTGTTGCTGGAATCGCTTGCCCGACGCAAGAAGGGCGTGCTTGACTCAACTCCTGCCAGTCTCGTTCTCAAGCCGGAGCTGGTTGTGCGTGAGAGTACCGCGCGCCCGCACAAGTGA
- a CDS encoding transposase: MCETVAADFLVVPTTRFRVLFTFIVMSHISRRVIHFNVTDHPTAAWTAQQVREALTCESAPRFLIWGKGLPFSSVFSVVVEAMGIEEAITARRCPWQNGYLEHLNGSIRRECLDHVQGL; encoded by the coding sequence ATGTGCGAGACGGTTGCGGCGGATTTTCTGGTTGTGCCCACCACGCGATTCCGGGTGCTATTCACATTCATTGTTATGAGCCACATATCCAGGAGGGTCATCCATTTCAACGTCACCGACCATCCAACGGCTGCTTGGACGGCCCAGCAGGTTCGGGAAGCGCTCACCTGTGAGTCCGCTCCGCGGTTTCTAATCTGGGGCAAGGGACTGCCTTTCAGTAGTGTGTTTAGTGTCGTCGTTGAGGCCATGGGAATCGAGGAGGCCATCACGGCCCGAAGATGTCCGTGGCAAAATGGTTACCTTGAGCATCTCAATGGCAGTATCCGGCGCGAATGCCTCGACCACGTCCAGGGACTCTAG
- a CDS encoding Gfo/Idh/MocA family oxidoreductase → MLRIGVVGAGFMGRAHCQAYQQIPEVEEIHLLTLRHTVPQAKSLAAEYSKIVAIETSLDALFEAGIHALDICTPTPSHASLLRAAIAQQTPVLCEKPIDLDFRRARALVAEADSAGVPLMVAQVIRFWPEYIYLRDTIRSGRLGALMHLAMERYSPMPGWSDGDWFRNLEASGGALFDLHVHDIDFARDVLGLPRAISCCGRTRDHKAYTDVFTTLVFDAPYTVTAFASYEMPRSVPFRMKYRALFESGMLEYDIQQKPTLVEYDENVRSAIDLSSEVNGYRAECSYFARCVARREAPDEASGSSAAETIRLLHLVHDSAARQGSWIGVEPYATSLCDRESAAKSDRSQQ, encoded by the coding sequence ATGCTTAGAATAGGGGTCGTTGGCGCGGGGTTTATGGGACGAGCGCACTGCCAAGCCTATCAGCAGATCCCCGAAGTCGAGGAGATTCATCTGCTGACGCTGCGGCACACCGTGCCGCAAGCGAAATCATTGGCCGCCGAGTACTCCAAGATAGTTGCCATCGAGACCAGTTTGGACGCCCTGTTCGAGGCGGGCATTCACGCGCTCGATATTTGCACACCGACGCCCAGTCATGCGTCGCTGCTCCGCGCCGCCATTGCGCAGCAAACACCGGTCTTGTGCGAGAAGCCCATCGACCTCGATTTTCGAAGGGCCCGAGCGCTTGTGGCCGAGGCGGATTCGGCAGGCGTGCCTCTGATGGTCGCGCAGGTGATCCGCTTCTGGCCGGAGTATATCTATTTGCGCGACACTATCCGCAGTGGTCGGCTGGGTGCACTGATGCACTTGGCGATGGAGCGCTACTCGCCAATGCCCGGCTGGAGTGATGGAGACTGGTTTCGCAATCTGGAAGCGTCCGGTGGCGCGCTGTTTGACCTGCATGTTCACGATATCGACTTCGCAAGGGATGTTCTGGGGCTTCCACGAGCAATTTCCTGCTGCGGGCGAACACGCGACCATAAGGCGTACACGGATGTGTTCACAACGCTGGTGTTCGATGCCCCGTACACGGTAACCGCGTTTGCAAGCTACGAAATGCCGAGGTCGGTGCCTTTCCGTATGAAATACAGGGCACTGTTCGAGAGCGGAATGTTGGAATACGACATCCAGCAGAAGCCCACGCTTGTAGAGTATGACGAGAATGTGAGGAGTGCGATAGACCTGTCCTCGGAAGTGAACGGGTATCGCGCCGAATGCAGCTACTTTGCGCGGTGCGTCGCGCGTCGGGAGGCGCCCGACGAAGCTTCCGGGTCTTCCGCCGCCGAGACCATCCGTTTGCTTCACCTTGTTCACGATTCCGCCGCAAGGCAGGGATCTTGGATTGGCGTTGAACCCTACGCGACGTCGCTATGCGATAGGGAGTCCGCAGCGAAGAGTGACCGCAGCCAGCAATAA
- a CDS encoding glucosamine-6-phosphate isomerase encodes MNEKPIRPVAHNRISKIAPGWWDYTTLNEELLNDAAKLSAEDLAGMSREGFRIVFYDTLEEFYLAEAMEYVNAWRQSSADNPVGICGPIGPTEQLPLVAMLVNELGLSLKHAHFWGMDEWVLGGREVPITHPLSFARADMELCFNRIRPELAMPKEHIHFPKANPAEYIKSWEHARCAVMQGGQGETKHWAFNDPLRREGAYAERVPTPEEFLALNTRVVELHPLTLIQNARTSGNGHLALVPDRAVTVGPVQTWQAEKVSIWHAGTHDTPFGMRLTTLMVAERMASAAVPMSLLALHPNVQFNFYRPALASCTVELH; translated from the coding sequence ATGAACGAAAAGCCAATCCGCCCCGTCGCACACAACCGTATAAGCAAGATCGCTCCCGGTTGGTGGGACTACACGACTCTGAACGAGGAACTGCTTAACGACGCGGCAAAACTGTCCGCCGAGGACCTCGCGGGGATGTCGCGCGAGGGGTTTCGCATCGTATTTTACGACACTCTTGAGGAATTTTACCTGGCGGAAGCGATGGAATACGTCAATGCCTGGCGGCAGAGCTCGGCGGACAATCCTGTGGGTATATGCGGTCCTATTGGTCCAACCGAGCAACTTCCTCTGGTCGCTATGCTGGTCAATGAACTCGGGTTATCACTGAAGCATGCGCACTTCTGGGGGATGGACGAGTGGGTACTGGGCGGGCGCGAGGTTCCGATTACCCACCCGCTGTCTTTTGCGCGGGCGGACATGGAGCTTTGCTTCAATCGCATCCGGCCCGAATTGGCGATGCCGAAGGAGCACATCCACTTTCCCAAGGCCAATCCTGCGGAGTACATCAAGAGTTGGGAGCACGCGCGGTGCGCGGTGATGCAGGGAGGACAGGGCGAAACCAAGCACTGGGCCTTCAATGATCCACTGCGTCGCGAGGGTGCTTACGCCGAGCGAGTGCCGACGCCGGAGGAGTTCCTCGCGCTAAACACGCGCGTAGTCGAGCTTCATCCGCTTACGTTAATCCAAAACGCACGAACTTCGGGTAACGGGCATCTCGCGCTTGTCCCGGATCGAGCCGTAACCGTCGGCCCCGTGCAGACTTGGCAAGCGGAGAAAGTCTCCATCTGGCACGCGGGCACGCACGACACTCCGTTCGGTATGCGATTGACGACCCTCATGGTAGCCGAGCGCATGGCGAGCGCCGCAGTGCCGATGTCACTACTCGCGTTGCACCCTAACGTGCAATTCAACTTCTACCGACCGGCTCTTGCATCATGTACGGTTGAATTGCATTGA